TCGGTGAAGCCGTCGATCATCTGCTGGCGGCCCTGCAGGGAGCCGGCGAACCCGGGAAGCACCATCACGATGTCCGGGTGAAACAGCTCGGTGAGATCGCGCGGACGCCCTTCCAGCCATGCGTCGTTGATCTGTCGCAGCAGCTGCGCCGCTTCTGCCCTGGCTGACTGGTACGACTGGCTCCCTGGTGGTGTCGGGTCCGGCATCGCCCACCTCGCGTGAATACTGCCTCGATGGTAGCGCGGCGCGCGCCCTCACTCGCCGAATTGGCGGAGATGATGATCGACTATCAGCCTCCGGGCTGAATGCGCAGAATCGCGAACGATAAACGTCGCAGACGACATCGCTCTCATGATGTTCCGCTCTGTGCGCTGCTCAGCGCTGTCCGGAAACCAGGACGACTTCTGCGGGAAGCTCGCAGCCGTCGGCGCTGAAGTACCGGGCAGCGTTCTTGCGCACATCCTCTTTGAAGCGCAACAACTCATCCCCCGGCATCCGGCGCAGCTTGTCGCGCAGGCTGTCCGACATCTCGGTGCGAATCTCGAAAAACTGATCGAACGTCAGCGGCGCTTCGATGCGGAATGGGTACGAGCACTCGCGGACATCCTGCGCGCCGGCCTCGATCAGGATGGCCTTCAGCTTCCCTGGCGCCGCGAAGCGAAACGCGCCCGGTGCATCCGGGGCGCCGGGTGGTCCCGGGACGTAGCGGTTCAGAACGTCGGTCAACACGTGATGGTACGGATTCGCCGCGTACGGGCCCCAGACGCAGTAGGCGACGCGGCCGCCCGGTTTCAGCACACGCAGGGCTTCGCGCACTCCGGCGAGCGGGTTGCTGAAGAACATGATCCCGAAGCAGCAGATCACGGCGTCGAAGAAACTCATCTCGAACGGCAACTGTTCGCCGCGGCATTGCTGGAATCGCACGTTGGCGACGCCCCGCCGGGCAGCCGCGCGCCGCCCGCTCTCGACCATTTCGGGAACGAGATCGGTGGACCACACCGTCGCATTCGGGCCGAGTTCCTCGGCGAGGTCGAGCGATGCCTCGCCCGGCCCTGCCGCAACCTCGAGCACGTCGTAACGAATTGAAGGCGGAGCCTCCGGAATCGCCGCTTCGCGATTCAACCGGGCCATGACGCTGCCGGCAAGCATTCGCCGCGCCTCGCGGTGCTTGTCCCACGCCTGCGCCGACTCACGCCAATTGGACAGCACCCGGCTGCTGTCGTCGCTGGAGGTCATTGGATCTTCAGCCCCTCATCAGGCGGCTGCGTCGCGGTCGTCTGCCGGATGTCTGTCGTCGACCGACGACGCACACGGAGCTGTCGATCAGCGCCACGGGTCGCGTCTGGTTCAGCGCAGGCCGCCGCGTCCGCCGCGTCCCGCCGCCGGGTCCGGCGCGCGCGTCCGCATCGCCCGGGGGTCGAGCGTCTGCGCGATCTGATCGCGCGCATCGACCAGGTGGCGCCGCGAGACTTCGTCGGCCACGAGCGGCAGCGCCTTCCGGATTTCCGCGTCGAGCGCGCGCAGCTCGCCGCGGAACAGCGCGCGCACCTCGTCGCTCGGCGCCGTGGTCCCGTTCAGGCGCGTATCGATCGTGTCGAGATACGACCGGTGGAGGTTGCGTCGATAGATGCCGATCGGCGTCGCCGGCTTCGCCAGCTCCGACCACACGCCCTTGCGAAGGTCGCTGAGGAACTGAAGCGGCGGGTAAGCGACGGAACCGTCGAGCGCCTCCTGCTCCACCATCCGATCCAGCCGCGCCGCCTGCAGCAGGTTGCTCAACACTGAGTTCTGCGCCGTGCGCACGCGCTCGACGACGCCCGACGCCTGGATGCGGCGAAGGACGTCCGGCTGGATCATGAAGCCCGGCGTCGTGAAGGCGTTCTCCAGCAGGAACTTCAGCGCCTCCGACTGCCTGGCCCGCGGCACCGTCGTGAAGCGCACCCCCTGCTGCCCGATGTGCTTCTGCTGCGAGTTGAAGGCGCCGATGACGCGGACGACGTGGTTCATCTCCAACTGCCACTGCGACACCATGCGTCCGTAGACTTCCTCGAGCTCGGTCCACGGATCGCCGACCTTGGTGCTCGTCGCGGTGAACAGCATTTCCGAGACGCGTCCCAGGTTCTTCAGCCCCAGCGTCGTCGCGCGCACGGCGTCGATGTCGCCGACCGCCTCGGTCTGGTCGCCGGGGTCGCTGCCCTCCGCGCCCTCGGTCGAGAAGCGGAGGTACGGCTTGTCGTCCTGTTCGCGGGCCCACTTGTCGAGCGTGGGCCGCTCCTGGTCCGGCGTGCGGGCTTCGGGAATCGGCTTGTAACCCCACATCGTGGCCCACTTGTCGTAGGGGCCAATCTTTGGAATCAGGTCCGCGGGGTCGATCTTGTCTTCAGGCTGCGCGACGTAGTTGAACCGCGAGTAGTCCATCAGCGTCGGCGTGTGCCCCATTTCCTTCACCCATTTCGGGTCGCGGATCTGCTCGATGGTGTAGGCGGAGCTCGCCTTCATGTTGTGCTGGAAGCCGAGCGTGTGGCCGACTTCGTGCGCCACCACGTAGCGCATCAGCTCGCCCATCAGATCGTCGGGCAGCGGCAGCTTCCGGGCGCGCGGATCGAGCGGCCCGGCCTGCACGAAGTACCAGTTCTTCGCCAGGTTCTGAACGTTGTGGTAGAACTGGATGTCTGCCTCGAGGATCTCGCCGGTGCGCGGGTCGTGCACGTGCGGGCCCGAGGCATTCTCCGTCGTCGACGGCAGCCAGCGGATCACCGAGTAGCGCGCGTCTTCGGCGCTCCACTCGGGATCGTTCTTCGGCGCCTCGGCCGCGACGATCGCCTTCCGGAAGCCGGCCGCCTCGAAGGCCACCTGCCAGTCTTCGATTCCCTTCTTGATGAACGGCACCCACTTGGGCGGCGTCGCCGGATCGACGTAATACACGATCGGCCGCACCGGCTCCGAGACCGCCGCGTTCGTGTCTTTCTTCTCGAGGCGATACCGCGTGATGTAGCGCTTGGCCACCGAGCGGTGATCCTCGGCGCCGTAGTCGGTGAACCCCTGCGTGAAGTAGCCGACGCGCTCGTCGAACAAGCGACCCATCATCCGGTTCTCGGGCAGCTTGACCATGCTGTGGTGAGTGAGGACCGTCCCGCTGGATCCCCGCATGCCGCGCCCAGGGAGCTCGCCGCGTCCCCGCCCCTCGCCGGCGCCCCCCGCCGCCTCGTTGGCGGTGAAGGTCTGCGTCACCTCGACGTTGACGTTCTCGGGGAACGACACCGTCCGCTCGATGAACGAACGGGTGGGATCCATGCCGCGGCCGCCGATCCGCCCGCGCACGGAGATCTCCGGAACGTCGGTCAGGAACAGCGGCGTCACGTCGATCACGGGATCGCCCGACGGGCTGTAGGCCGCGACGTTGAAGGCTCGAATGATCGTCGGATAGTTCGCGTCGTCCACCGCCTGATAGATCGGGTTCGATTGATCGGCGACGAGGCTGTAATCGATGCTGAGCAGCAGCACGCGATCGCCCTTGGTCACCCAGCGGACGACGCGGCTGCCGGCGGCCTGACCGCCATAGCCGGCGCCAATCGTCGTCTTCTTGATCTGGGTGTTCCAGAGAAAGTCCTTTCCGAGCTGCGCCTTGGGGATCTCGTAGTAGAGCGTCTCCCCGACCCGATGCACCTTGACGATGCCGTCGTCGGTCCTCGCCGCGGCGGTGATCACCTGCGCGTACGGCCGCGGGGCCGGCGGCGCCTGCTGCCCCCCGCGTCCGCCACGGCCCCCTGTCTGCTCCGGTTCCTGCTGCTGGGGGGTCTGGGGCGTCTGGGAGACGGCGCGGACGATGTCGCCGCCGGCGGAGAGGGTGAGGACGGAGACGCTGGCGACTGCCAGCATCCAGGTGCGCAACACGGGGGTGCGGAACATCGACTGCGAGCTCCTTCTTGAGATCGACTAAGGGACGGAGGTCGGCATTATACCGGGTGGCGTCGGCAAGGTCAGCGATCGGTACTTCTCCGGAGAAAGGCCACCAGATCCACCACCTCGCTATCCCCGAGCGCATCGAACAGTCCCGGCGGCATCATCGAGACCGCGGTCGCCTCCCGGGACTGCACTTCGGACTTGCTGACCACCACTTGATCCCGGCCGGCAACCCGCAACGTGATTTGCCGGTCAGTCTCCGACGTGACAGTCCCCGTGTAGGTGCGGCCGTCACGCGTCCTGACCACCACCATCTTGTAGGCGTCCGACACTTCTGCGTTCGGCTCCAGCACGTTGAGCAGCAGGTAGTTCAGATTCGTCCGGTTCGACCCGGTGAGATCGGGACCGACCGTGCCGCCGTCGCCGAACATCTTGTGACACGGTGCACAAATCCGCTGGAACACGCCGCGGCCGTTCTGGAGGTTGGCGCGGCTCATTGCCGTTTCGTTGAGGAGACCCCGGTATCTCGCGTACGACCGTTCCTCGGCGCTGCGCTCGATGGGCCCGTAGACCTCCGTGAAGGCTGGCCCCACTACCCTGACCAGCTGACGGGCGACGTGTACCGGGACATCGGTGGTCGGCACCTGCTTCTTCGCCATCGCCTCGGTCAGGATTTGACCATATCGTTGACGCGACGACAGCGTCTGCACGACCTCCGGTCGTTCGCCAGCGCTGAATGACGCGTATCGCTCGATCAGCAGCCTTCCCAGCGACTCGTCGTCGAACGCCGCGATCGCACGAATGGCGTCGAGGCGCAGGACCGGATCGTCCAACGCGGCCGGCAACGCCGGGACGAGCTGCGGCCGGCGCTGCGCCGTCAGAACCTGCAGCGCGCGCCTGCGCTCGTCGGGCGCAGCGTTCTTACGCTGGATCGCGGCGAGGTGGCGGAGCGCCGACGCCGTATCGCCGAAGTGATCGGCGATCTGCTGGGCCACTCGGGCGATCGTCGCATCCGATCGCCTCAAACGCGGATAGAGCGCTGCCCATGATGCCGACGCCGTCAGATCGACGCGGCCTTCGAGCCCGTCCCGCATGCCCTGCAGCAGGCTGATCCGAGTTGGCGGCGCATTCCCGATGGCCGCGACCAGCGCATCGAGCGCGCTCGCGTCGACAGCTCGCCTGGCAATGAACTGCGCGAGGAGCGGGATTCGACTCGATGACGCGTAATCCAGCGCAACCTCCGGGTTCGCCGCGACGAGCGGCTCCACGCCGAGCCACGTCATTTTCGGCAGGTTGTGATCGCCGGCGTCCTCCGCGTGCATCATGAGTTCGGACGCGATCGGCCAGCGGTGTTGGGAGTCGAGGCGCTGAAGCGCCGCGGCCAGATACAGGCGCACCACCGGCGAACGGTCGTTGCGTGCCATCAGCCGGAACTTCTCGACGGCGGCAGCGGGCGGCGAGCGATCCTCGCAGAGCAGCTGAATCGCCCAGGCCCGAACGTACTCCTCGGGATGTTGCAGCAGCTGCGTGAGCGTCTCGGGGGTCCAACCGCCGGAGACGTGAAGCGACCACATGGCGCGCAGTCGGATATCCGTGCTGGCGCTCGACGCGAACAGGTCCCGGAGCTGCGCGTGCGTGTCGGATTTCAGCAGGCCTTTCGCCGCTCGATTCTGGAGAATGACGCGCGCGCGCCGAGCATGCCAGTCGCTGCTGCTGGTTTGCAGTGCGACGAGCTGGCGATCGGCCATCTGCCGCAGGTCCGAATAGCGGCCTTCCCATGCCCTGGCCAGTGAGGTCGTGGGCGCGATCCGGTAGATGCGCCCGGTGTTCTTGTGCAGCACGTCGTTGCCGCAGATGTCGCCATCATGCCAGTCGAGCACGTAGAGCGCGCCCTCCGGACCGATCTCGAGGCTGAAGCCGATCCACTGCGCGCTGTTCGCCATCAGGAAGTCGTGACCATGCCGCGCCGTAAAGCCGGAACCCTTGCGCTCGAGGACGTCAGACAGCACGGCGTGTTCGTGCATGTTGGCCATGAAGATCCGCCCGCGCTGGGACTCGGGAAACGCGTCCGACTG
This genomic interval from Vicinamibacterales bacterium contains the following:
- a CDS encoding class I SAM-dependent methyltransferase — its product is MTSSDDSSRVLSNWRESAQAWDKHREARRMLAGSVMARLNREAAIPEAPPSIRYDVLEVAAGPGEASLDLAEELGPNATVWSTDLVPEMVESGRRAAARRGVANVRFQQCRGEQLPFEMSFFDAVICCFGIMFFSNPLAGVREALRVLKPGGRVAYCVWGPYAANPYHHVLTDVLNRYVPGPPGAPDAPGAFRFAAPGKLKAILIEAGAQDVRECSYPFRIEAPLTFDQFFEIRTEMSDSLRDKLRRMPGDELLRFKEDVRKNAARYFSADGCELPAEVVLVSGQR
- a CDS encoding zinc-dependent metalloprotease, coding for MFRTPVLRTWMLAVASVSVLTLSAGGDIVRAVSQTPQTPQQQEPEQTGGRGGRGGQQAPPAPRPYAQVITAAARTDDGIVKVHRVGETLYYEIPKAQLGKDFLWNTQIKKTTIGAGYGGQAAGSRVVRWVTKGDRVLLLSIDYSLVADQSNPIYQAVDDANYPTIIRAFNVAAYSPSGDPVIDVTPLFLTDVPEISVRGRIGGRGMDPTRSFIERTVSFPENVNVEVTQTFTANEAAGGAGEGRGRGELPGRGMRGSSGTVLTHHSMVKLPENRMMGRLFDERVGYFTQGFTDYGAEDHRSVAKRYITRYRLEKKDTNAAVSEPVRPIVYYVDPATPPKWVPFIKKGIEDWQVAFEAAGFRKAIVAAEAPKNDPEWSAEDARYSVIRWLPSTTENASGPHVHDPRTGEILEADIQFYHNVQNLAKNWYFVQAGPLDPRARKLPLPDDLMGELMRYVVAHEVGHTLGFQHNMKASSAYTIEQIRDPKWVKEMGHTPTLMDYSRFNYVAQPEDKIDPADLIPKIGPYDKWATMWGYKPIPEARTPDQERPTLDKWAREQDDKPYLRFSTEGAEGSDPGDQTEAVGDIDAVRATTLGLKNLGRVSEMLFTATSTKVGDPWTELEEVYGRMVSQWQLEMNHVVRVIGAFNSQQKHIGQQGVRFTTVPRARQSEALKFLLENAFTTPGFMIQPDVLRRIQASGVVERVRTAQNSVLSNLLQAARLDRMVEQEALDGSVAYPPLQFLSDLRKGVWSELAKPATPIGIYRRNLHRSYLDTIDTRLNGTTAPSDEVRALFRGELRALDAEIRKALPLVADEVSRRHLVDARDQIAQTLDPRAMRTRAPDPAAGRGGRGGLR
- a CDS encoding PVC-type heme-binding CxxCH protein; translation: MRDLKTSLALVLVAAMAALGLRCAPVQVSRSDGSAAPAPAKGLLVQQDEAAGTISVYRAGNRSPIVTQNARPDFRPYLHPIMAPDGQGVLTEDSPGHHKHQTGLYWGFTRLNGRDYFHNPTGDHWRRASAAIVVASGDEVRWETVYDLLDADGTGMLTETQRWSMRERDGRFELDLVWRGTAHTDVTIGKYDYGGLFLRMPWRQGMAGEVVNAARQRDQRAEGQRAMWIDVGLRVEGRRDLAHVAIFDYPDNGGYPQAWRVDEQFGVGSARARTGDWAIAKGQTEVIRHRFVIYTGTLNDVELTNDWTEYSGNRSTYSTSALWSIARAQGRQEAFLTAEQAAAQMTTIDGFKVHAWAAEPMLTQPMAFCWDDRGRLWIAENRDYETRAQGFSNAGDSRILILEDTDRDGVADSRKVFLEGIPFPAAIAVGFDGLFLGAPPNLLFVPDRDDDDRADMADIEVRLTGWGILDRHETINSLQWGPDGWLYGLQGFATPSKIRKPQGKGRIYKANERFPADLLSGEGIEMDGGVWRYHPTKDRFEVVAHGFSNPWGVDYDAKGQLFITACVIPHLWHVIPGGIFHRQGGQHFNPYVYDDIKTIADHRHRSAHGGARVYQSDAFPESQRGRIFMANMHEHAVLSDVLERKGSGFTARHGHDFLMANSAQWIGFSLEIGPEGALYVLDWHDGDICGNDVLHKNTGRIYRIAPTTSLARAWEGRYSDLRQMADRQLVALQTSSSDWHARRARVILQNRAAKGLLKSDTHAQLRDLFASSASTDIRLRAMWSLHVSGGWTPETLTQLLQHPEEYVRAWAIQLLCEDRSPPAAAVEKFRLMARNDRSPVVRLYLAAALQRLDSQHRWPIASELMMHAEDAGDHNLPKMTWLGVEPLVAANPEVALDYASSSRIPLLAQFIARRAVDASALDALVAAIGNAPPTRISLLQGMRDGLEGRVDLTASASWAALYPRLRRSDATIARVAQQIADHFGDTASALRHLAAIQRKNAAPDERRRALQVLTAQRRPQLVPALPAALDDPVLRLDAIRAIAAFDDESLGRLLIERYASFSAGERPEVVQTLSSRQRYGQILTEAMAKKQVPTTDVPVHVARQLVRVVGPAFTEVYGPIERSAEERSYARYRGLLNETAMSRANLQNGRGVFQRICAPCHKMFGDGGTVGPDLTGSNRTNLNYLLLNVLEPNAEVSDAYKMVVVRTRDGRTYTGTVTSETDRQITLRVAGRDQVVVSKSEVQSREATAVSMMPPGLFDALGDSEVVDLVAFLRRSTDR